One window from the genome of Prosthecobacter sp. SYSU 5D2 encodes:
- a CDS encoding autotransporter-associated beta strand repeat-containing protein yields the protein MNDTPLPWSILRSAFAAVTSLACPLFLTCLPASAATVYWDINGSAAGAGGASPSGTWSSVTEFWNSLADGTGVPAAWTPGNIAAFSAGLDATGPFTVTVDGVQSISGLRFERGQVTLSEGTLSLAADSDAFVASSVQATLNSLLTGSTRFTKTGEGSLTLTGQSSGFTGAMVLQEGTLRAIGPNTHTLGQGTLELNGGTLHLMNNGNITLGRNTTLNGAASIIADGLGTGTAVDTTFTFGTLNVATASSLSVTRGSSITGSLYGRATFGATTLAENLTVNLGERAITTLGAITESGGSRTLVYNGVSSSSSILILNGASTHTGGIIINSGRVYANVANSLGAVGTQTQVNAGTLDLRNANSAVDRHLIYNGTATLNLINNGTVIWNVGSLTHTAGNLTISSGPSSSTNVTPRVHTLSADVALNGNLTLASAVITTFIMKGAVSEVGGISRNVIKSGLGLVRLDNIFSHSGTTTISNGILQLGVDNALPSGAMKGNVSMNPGNALTAVLDLNGFDQTLNGISNSGLGTSRIDNTAAEAVTLTLGAGDASGLFTGAIQNTGGALTLIKTGSGVQALMGTNTYTGGTFVNGGVLVYGNLLAQPATGTTEVAAAGTLGLGVGGTGFYSSADVDALFANTLANVNMAAGASVGIDTTAGDFEYTTSQSAARGLAKTGPNVLTLSGNNTYTGDTLLAGGTLSISSDSSLGAATGALTMFSGTTLRITGSNNPTSTRNITLQGAATFEVTEADNTVTLTSGLNPSGIFTKAGPGTLRLTGNVTNTGNSILSGGMLIPAGIFNTGAGTTTVGSAGSPGTLLLGPGSEYTTTTLAIGTAVNSLGSVIIRGGDVDITTEATSSGVGLGSTGYGGLFMSAGSLTTNRVDSLDGTTPGAVSVIQITGGTLNTRRYIMFRNEHWEFTVKGGEVLRTGEHIALGFRGSATASGAMTVAGGLVDNSGFLVTFGQQNNTTALATTHLNLNGGTLITGQLLHYNNTGTNTTSAVNFNGGLLKASVATSLFLGTTGSGGTSTLKAYVNGAFGSFAGGARIDTNGVNVTIPTPLVAPTGNGVASIPVTAGGSGYIGAPYVEITGGGGTGATASAVVDMDPASLTYGQLLSIVVTNPGIGYTSEPTITLIGGGGSGTVLGTATTAVNTSGGLTKTGEGTLTLSGASTYTGGTFINEGTLALGINNALFASGSVTLDGGVFDLVDFSNSVAGVTLLDGGITGVTGVLTSTSDYDLRQGSVSANLGGSVGLNKTTAGTVALSAASSFTGPVNVTGGTLAFAAADNLGSGGVGNTISVNAATLSYSGSGSMEVGGNRVLTIGAGGAALAASDAAGVVIYSAGVTTVGSGPLTKSGPGTVVLAGTTDLNGGSLMVTEGRLSAGFGTDGIASLTVGSAGNMDFSNGATQTLSGLIGLTLQDGARLGFELDAGFNDSLNALVAASVTGTINLDFFNTGSGVSATTYSLISAPGGLLGGSFVVGQGITGWNLTLNATDTLVSITASQLQQQYWRGGHNSSWAALGSGPVNWTTDAAGLVAASQIPSTGEIVAFSAANAPFTSGSEITTTLDAAFTLGGLIFDSAPAGISAVTLNPGTGGTLTLAPQSSLTGLDVLDNAGAVTISAPLIAMSNQTWLISGTGASLAITGSVEFNQEVIKKGAGTLTLSGPGTGSGGIRMDEGTLNLNSPTAAGSGTLIFATGTSVGNTSAGPVTLTTNNPQVWNESLTFTGSQSLNMGAGAVSLRSNITLSAVTETFTIGGIISDAGNGFGLTKTGPGTLALGGLNSYGGATVLNEGTLVFAANQNLTAATNTLTLGSEPGSTSAFALNLTTGSATFGGPVLVQTNNTVANTVSIGAGQTLQFNSSLTIGYNSELASRTRLTLSGDGTFKIGDVGSPTNAPVQVGNGMTTSISNAGLLDMSGLATFYANLGTGIFRVGDTVNGGGGAGAGGGGSTVILAANSTLIASMISTDSQTLAPQTISLGSGTNSLFANTHRVGGAAARGNGILNFHTSTGTVLIRNSAGNDRAVMTVMSATAATAGALFGTLDFAGHYADILLSSLSVGTRSAGSTGAGTGTFTFDTGILDATTVILGSRTGTTMTSALITGTMNLGGTTAGTEVIFGSLTMGTNTVSSATSTGNTVSTLNISGIGSTDIGTLTMGNLSVTGSAVISSVLRASGITATVNISGSTTTLGSLSMAVNSSNSAIATTAASALNISGGSVSVTGGIHMGATSVNELNIINNEINITGTGSLTVGGDITYTNGIGTENISVTLDGGSLDMGGFGIGSASAPVVFNAGSGSLQNLAALNDGAGLVKTTSGSLIVAGVNAYAGPTTVSDGVFQLGNGTSGSLTGTGLVTVVKTGTDLSAAPVFSGGSNGVLGAGVIAGSVLIGDLDVAGNRGILAPGLGNTATSNQTLIIQGESGLTVAGGSQLQLSITLPTLNDSDLLAALSSGTQASVLAYILDASPTWVTGAPDAFGDHDYIQMTTGPLYLGSRDGGLGNGTVSILDHGYSSVAEAGDVFNLLDWTGLMGGSFNANGTQYSIGGIHGDFDLPSLPGNLAWDTSAFTSHGVLAVIIVPEPGHMQLLLLGLFGILHHRRRPARRQP from the coding sequence ATGAATGACACCCCCCTTCCCTGGTCCATTTTGCGGTCCGCCTTTGCCGCTGTCACAAGCCTTGCCTGTCCCCTCTTTTTAACCTGCCTGCCAGCTTCTGCAGCCACCGTTTATTGGGACATCAATGGCAGCGCTGCAGGAGCAGGTGGAGCCTCCCCTTCCGGCACCTGGAGTTCAGTGACCGAGTTTTGGAATTCGCTCGCCGATGGCACCGGCGTTCCCGCCGCATGGACTCCGGGCAATATCGCCGCCTTCTCCGCTGGCCTGGATGCCACCGGCCCCTTTACGGTTACCGTGGATGGCGTTCAGAGCATCTCCGGCCTGCGTTTTGAACGAGGCCAGGTCACCTTGTCTGAGGGCACACTCTCACTCGCTGCCGATTCAGATGCCTTTGTCGCCAGCTCAGTCCAGGCTACCCTCAACTCCTTGCTGACGGGTAGCACCCGCTTCACCAAAACCGGTGAGGGCTCCCTCACCCTCACGGGTCAGAGTTCTGGCTTCACCGGTGCCATGGTCCTTCAAGAAGGAACCCTTCGTGCCATAGGCCCGAACACACACACCCTGGGCCAGGGCACACTGGAACTCAACGGCGGCACACTTCACCTGATGAATAACGGTAACATCACCTTGGGCCGCAATACCACGCTTAACGGCGCGGCGTCTATCATTGCGGACGGTCTCGGCACAGGAACAGCCGTGGACACCACATTCACCTTTGGGACTCTGAATGTCGCCACTGCCAGCTCTCTCAGCGTCACGCGCGGCAGCAGCATCACTGGCTCCCTTTATGGACGCGCGACCTTCGGAGCCACGACTTTGGCTGAAAATTTAACGGTCAATCTGGGTGAACGGGCTATCACCACCCTAGGGGCGATCACCGAATCTGGCGGTTCGCGCACCCTGGTTTACAACGGTGTCTCTTCATCTTCATCCATTCTCATCCTGAATGGTGCCAGCACCCACACCGGCGGCATTATCATCAATTCCGGAAGGGTCTATGCCAACGTGGCCAATTCGCTGGGGGCCGTCGGAACGCAGACTCAGGTCAATGCCGGAACATTGGATTTGCGCAACGCAAACTCGGCTGTTGACCGCCATCTCATATACAACGGCACGGCCACCCTTAACCTCATCAACAACGGCACCGTCATTTGGAATGTCGGCAGCCTCACTCACACGGCCGGTAACCTTACGATCAGTTCTGGCCCCTCCTCATCCACCAATGTGACCCCTCGCGTTCACACCTTGAGCGCAGATGTCGCCCTCAACGGCAACCTGACTTTGGCTTCTGCCGTCATCACCACCTTCATTATGAAAGGGGCCGTCTCCGAGGTCGGCGGCATCAGCAGAAACGTCATTAAAAGCGGCCTCGGATTGGTCCGGCTCGATAACATTTTCAGTCACTCCGGCACCACCACCATCAGCAATGGCATCCTCCAGCTTGGCGTGGACAATGCCCTGCCTTCCGGAGCCATGAAAGGCAACGTCTCCATGAACCCTGGGAATGCTCTCACCGCCGTTCTCGATCTCAACGGCTTTGACCAGACCCTGAATGGCATCTCCAACTCAGGCCTCGGCACCAGCCGCATTGACAATACCGCCGCCGAGGCCGTCACACTGACCTTGGGTGCAGGAGATGCCAGCGGCCTTTTCACCGGTGCCATCCAAAACACCGGAGGTGCCCTCACCCTCATCAAGACTGGCAGCGGAGTCCAGGCGCTGATGGGAACAAACACTTATACAGGCGGCACCTTCGTCAATGGCGGGGTGCTGGTGTATGGCAATCTGCTGGCGCAGCCCGCCACCGGCACCACGGAAGTGGCCGCAGCGGGCACCCTCGGCCTGGGTGTGGGCGGCACCGGCTTTTATTCCTCCGCTGATGTGGATGCGCTCTTTGCCAATACCCTGGCCAATGTCAATATGGCCGCCGGAGCCAGCGTCGGCATTGACACCACCGCAGGTGATTTTGAATACACCACCAGCCAGTCCGCCGCACGCGGCCTGGCCAAGACCGGCCCCAATGTGCTGACCCTCAGCGGCAATAACACTTATACCGGGGACACCCTCCTGGCTGGGGGCACCCTGTCCATTTCCTCGGACAGCAGCCTGGGGGCAGCGACCGGGGCACTGACCATGTTTTCCGGCACCACCCTGCGGATCACCGGCAGCAACAATCCCACCAGCACCCGCAACATCACCCTGCAAGGCGCGGCCACCTTTGAAGTGACCGAGGCAGATAACACTGTCACTCTGACTTCCGGTTTGAACCCCTCCGGCATTTTCACCAAGGCAGGGCCCGGCACGCTCCGCCTCACCGGTAACGTCACCAACACCGGCAACAGTATCCTCAGCGGCGGCATGCTGATTCCTGCCGGGATTTTTAACACAGGTGCCGGCACCACCACCGTGGGTTCTGCGGGCAGCCCCGGCACCCTTCTGCTGGGCCCAGGCTCCGAATACACCACCACCACCCTGGCCATCGGTACGGCGGTCAATTCCCTCGGCAGCGTGATCATCCGTGGAGGGGATGTGGATATCACCACAGAGGCGACTTCATCTGGCGTCGGTCTCGGTTCAACGGGCTATGGCGGTCTGTTCATGTCAGCAGGCAGCCTGACCACCAATCGTGTGGACTCGCTGGACGGGACCACTCCAGGTGCCGTTTCCGTCATTCAAATCACCGGCGGCACCCTCAACACCCGGCGGTACATCATGTTCCGCAACGAGCATTGGGAGTTCACCGTGAAAGGCGGTGAAGTGCTCAGGACGGGGGAACACATCGCACTGGGATTCCGCGGCAGTGCCACCGCCAGCGGGGCCATGACCGTCGCCGGAGGCCTGGTGGACAACAGCGGATTCCTGGTGACATTTGGCCAGCAAAACAACACCACCGCCCTTGCCACCACTCACCTCAACTTGAACGGCGGCACTCTCATCACCGGCCAGTTGCTTCACTATAACAACACCGGAACCAACACCACCTCCGCAGTCAATTTCAATGGCGGCCTTTTGAAGGCATCCGTCGCAACCAGCCTCTTTCTGGGTACCACCGGCAGCGGCGGCACAAGCACTCTGAAAGCCTATGTCAACGGAGCCTTTGGCAGCTTCGCCGGCGGAGCCAGGATTGATACCAACGGGGTCAATGTCACCATTCCCACACCACTCGTCGCCCCCACAGGCAACGGCGTGGCCAGCATCCCGGTCACGGCGGGCGGCAGCGGTTACATCGGGGCGCCTTATGTGGAAATCACGGGTGGTGGCGGCACGGGCGCAACGGCCTCCGCTGTGGTGGACATGGATCCTGCCAGCCTCACCTATGGCCAGTTGCTCAGCATCGTTGTCACCAATCCGGGCATCGGTTACACCTCTGAACCCACCATTACCCTCATCGGTGGCGGCGGCAGCGGCACCGTTCTCGGCACCGCCACCACCGCTGTCAATACCTCCGGTGGCCTCACGAAAACAGGTGAAGGCACGCTGACCCTCTCCGGGGCCAGCACCTATACCGGCGGGACTTTTATTAACGAAGGAACCCTCGCCCTCGGTATTAACAACGCCCTATTTGCTTCTGGCAGCGTGACCCTGGACGGCGGGGTGTTTGACCTGGTGGACTTTTCAAACAGCGTGGCCGGTGTGACTCTGCTGGACGGAGGCATCACCGGTGTCACAGGCGTCCTCACCTCGACCTCCGATTATGATCTTCGCCAGGGCAGCGTATCCGCCAATCTGGGCGGCAGTGTCGGATTAAACAAGACCACCGCTGGCACCGTCGCTCTCAGCGCCGCCAGTTCCTTCACCGGGCCCGTCAATGTAACCGGAGGCACCCTTGCCTTTGCTGCTGCTGACAACCTGGGCAGCGGTGGAGTTGGCAATACGATCTCGGTCAATGCCGCCACCCTTTCCTACTCGGGCAGCGGCAGCATGGAAGTGGGTGGCAACCGCGTACTCACCATCGGTGCAGGCGGTGCCGCCTTGGCAGCCAGCGATGCGGCTGGCGTCGTGATTTATTCAGCAGGTGTCACGACAGTAGGTTCCGGCCCGCTCACCAAGTCCGGACCTGGAACGGTCGTCCTTGCCGGGACCACCGACCTCAATGGTGGTTCCCTCATGGTGACGGAAGGGCGGCTCAGTGCAGGCTTCGGCACGGACGGCATCGCCAGCCTAACCGTCGGCTCCGCTGGTAACATGGATTTCAGCAACGGAGCCACCCAGACGCTCTCAGGTCTTATCGGCCTGACGCTTCAGGATGGGGCACGCCTGGGCTTTGAACTGGATGCCGGTTTCAATGATAGCCTCAATGCCCTGGTCGCAGCCTCTGTGACCGGGACCATCAACCTGGATTTCTTCAATACCGGCAGCGGTGTCTCCGCCACCACATACTCGTTGATCTCCGCCCCCGGCGGACTTCTGGGCGGCAGCTTTGTCGTCGGACAGGGCATCACCGGTTGGAATCTCACCCTCAACGCCACCGATACCCTGGTCAGCATCACCGCCAGCCAGCTCCAGCAGCAATACTGGCGCGGCGGGCATAACAGCTCCTGGGCCGCTCTCGGCTCCGGCCCTGTCAACTGGACCACCGACGCAGCCGGACTCGTCGCGGCCTCTCAGATACCATCCACTGGAGAAATCGTCGCCTTCAGCGCCGCCAATGCCCCCTTTACCAGCGGCTCGGAAATCACCACCACCCTGGATGCAGCCTTCACGCTCGGTGGCCTCATCTTTGACAGTGCCCCAGCAGGCATCAGCGCCGTGACACTCAATCCTGGCACCGGCGGCACCCTCACCCTTGCCCCCCAGTCCAGCCTAACGGGCCTGGATGTCCTGGACAATGCCGGAGCCGTCACCATCTCCGCACCGCTCATCGCGATGTCCAACCAGACCTGGCTCATCTCCGGCACGGGGGCATCACTGGCCATCACCGGCAGCGTCGAGTTTAACCAGGAAGTCATCAAAAAGGGTGCAGGCACCCTGACCCTCAGCGGACCTGGCACAGGGAGTGGCGGCATTCGGATGGATGAGGGCACGCTGAATCTGAACTCCCCCACCGCAGCTGGCAGCGGCACACTCATTTTCGCCACAGGCACCTCCGTTGGCAATACCTCCGCCGGCCCGGTCACCCTCACCACCAACAATCCTCAGGTCTGGAATGAATCACTCACCTTCACAGGCTCCCAGTCTCTGAACATGGGCGCCGGGGCTGTCTCGCTGAGAAGCAACATCACTCTTTCGGCCGTCACCGAAACTTTCACCATCGGTGGCATCATCTCCGATGCTGGCAATGGTTTTGGACTGACCAAAACAGGTCCCGGCACTCTCGCTCTCGGTGGTCTCAACAGCTACGGCGGAGCCACGGTTCTGAACGAAGGCACCCTCGTATTCGCAGCGAATCAAAACCTCACCGCCGCTACGAATACCCTCACCCTCGGGTCCGAGCCTGGCAGCACTTCAGCCTTCGCCCTGAATCTTACCACCGGCAGCGCCACCTTTGGCGGTCCAGTTCTGGTTCAAACCAACAACACAGTGGCCAATACGGTATCCATCGGTGCCGGGCAGACATTGCAGTTCAACAGCTCGCTCACCATCGGGTATAACTCCGAGCTGGCCTCCCGCACCCGCCTCACCCTCTCCGGCGATGGCACTTTCAAAATCGGCGATGTCGGATCACCCACCAATGCACCCGTGCAGGTGGGCAATGGCATGACCACCAGCATCAGCAATGCCGGGCTTCTCGACATGAGCGGACTGGCCACCTTTTACGCCAACCTCGGCACCGGCATCTTTCGCGTGGGTGATACTGTCAACGGTGGCGGTGGCGCAGGCGCTGGCGGGGGCGGTTCCACCGTCATCCTGGCGGCCAACAGCACCCTCATCGCCAGCATGATTTCCACCGACAGCCAGACTCTGGCCCCCCAGACCATCAGCCTCGGCTCCGGCACCAACTCCCTCTTTGCCAATACCCACCGGGTGGGCGGTGCTGCGGCACGTGGCAATGGCATTCTGAATTTCCACACCAGCACCGGCACGGTCCTCATCCGTAACTCTGCTGGCAATGACCGCGCCGTGATGACCGTCATGTCCGCCACGGCGGCTACCGCCGGAGCCCTCTTCGGCACGCTCGACTTTGCCGGTCACTATGCCGACATTTTGCTGAGCAGCCTCTCGGTGGGTACACGCAGCGCGGGATCCACCGGTGCAGGTACCGGCACCTTCACCTTTGACACCGGCATCCTGGATGCCACCACCGTGATCCTCGGCTCACGCACCGGCACCACCATGACGTCAGCCCTCATCACCGGCACCATGAACTTGGGAGGCACCACTGCCGGCACGGAAGTTATCTTCGGCAGCCTGACCATGGGCACCAACACGGTCAGCAGCGCCACTTCCACTGGAAATACCGTCTCCACTCTCAACATCAGCGGCATCGGCAGCACCGATATCGGCACGCTGACGATGGGAAACCTCAGCGTCACCGGTTCCGCTGTCATCAGCAGTGTCCTCCGGGCCAGCGGCATTACGGCCACCGTCAATATCAGCGGCAGTACCACCACCCTTGGCAGCCTCAGCATGGCGGTCAATTCCTCAAACTCCGCCATCGCCACCACAGCCGCCTCCGCCCTCAATATCAGCGGTGGCAGTGTCTCCGTCACCGGCGGCATCCACATGGGTGCCACCAGTGTGAATGAACTGAACATCATCAACAATGAAATCAACATCACCGGCACCGGGAGCCTGACGGTGGGCGGGGACATCACCTACACCAACGGCATCGGCACGGAGAACATCAGCGTCACCCTGGATGGCGGCAGCCTGGACATGGGCGGCTTTGGCATCGGCTCTGCCAGTGCTCCAGTCGTCTTCAATGCCGGGTCCGGCTCTCTGCAAAACCTGGCCGCCTTGAATGACGGAGCCGGTCTTGTCAAGACCACCTCCGGCAGTCTCATCGTCGCCGGAGTCAATGCCTATGCCGGCCCCACCACGGTGTCTGACGGCGTCTTTCAGCTTGGCAATGGCACCTCTGGTTCCCTCACCGGCACCGGACTGGTGACCGTGGTCAAAACCGGCACGGACCTTTCTGCCGCCCCCGTTTTTTCCGGCGGCTCCAATGGAGTACTTGGTGCCGGAGTCATCGCCGGTTCTGTCCTCATCGGCGACCTCGACGTGGCAGGCAACCGGGGCATCCTTGCCCCCGGTCTTGGCAACACTGCCACCAGCAACCAGACGCTCATCATTCAAGGCGAAAGTGGCCTGACCGTCGCTGGCGGCTCCCAGCTTCAGCTTTCCATCACCCTGCCCACCCTCAACGACAGCGACCTGCTCGCCGCCCTGAGTTCAGGCACCCAGGCCAGCGTCCTCGCCTATATCCTGGATGCCTCCCCCACCTGGGTCACCGGTGCGCCGGATGCCTTTGGCGATCACGACTACATCCAGATGACCACAGGCCCGCTTTATCTTGGCAGCCGGGACGGTGGGCTGGGCAACGGCACGGTATCCATTCTCGACCATGGTTATTCCTCCGTCGCCGAAGCTGGCGATGTCTTCAACTTGCTGGATTGGACCGGCCTGATGGGCGGCAGCTTCAACGCCAACGGCACCCAGTATTCCATCGGCGGCATTCATGGTGACTTTGACCTGCCCTCCCTTCCTGGAAACCTGGCTTGGGACACCAGCGCCTTTACCAGCCACGGCGTGCTGGCCGTCATCATCGTGCCTGAGCCCGGCCACATGCAACTGCTCCTGCTGGGCCTGTTTGGCATCCTTCACCATCGCCGCCGTCCTGCACGCAGGCAGCCTTGA
- a CDS encoding glycosyltransferase family 39 protein, giving the protein MASTHEVPLSSNRPGLFLMVGVILIYGVLAVMRHSEEPIWDEARYLEYAMNFTKGFYVTDQEPNFVNGPGYPVVLMPFTGSPAAVLGARLLNAFFMGGATFFVWLTVRRYAGAGWAFAGAALTAFHPTLVWMGFALMSEPLSMFLLTGFMWSFTHALRDRGRRWTAAAAFFLGWLILTRVFFGHVLMATAVLCLVLMMIPPWRQKLARALVILGGAFLFCTPYLAYTQAKTGQFLCWSTNSGELLYWMSSHHEGENGHWFGKADVHSLPEVAPLHSEFYKEVHSHSILEREKMFKEAAVANFKENPARVAYNWACNLTRLAFGFPRSHQAEELRTITLILFNGPVIFMAVVAGLLGLRFWRTVPAEVWLLMGFAAFYLGGSTLAPCLPRYFVLMVPVLWLGIAQVWSRHVEVHVVAKPGHRD; this is encoded by the coding sequence ATGGCATCCACCCACGAAGTTCCTTTATCCTCCAACCGGCCCGGTCTGTTTTTGATGGTGGGGGTGATTTTGATCTATGGGGTCCTGGCGGTCATGAGGCATTCGGAGGAGCCCATCTGGGATGAGGCGCGGTATCTGGAGTATGCGATGAACTTCACGAAGGGTTTCTACGTGACGGACCAGGAGCCGAATTTTGTGAACGGGCCGGGGTATCCGGTGGTGCTGATGCCATTTACAGGGAGCCCCGCAGCGGTGTTGGGGGCGCGGCTGCTGAACGCTTTTTTTATGGGGGGAGCCACTTTCTTTGTCTGGCTGACGGTGCGCCGGTATGCGGGGGCAGGGTGGGCTTTTGCCGGGGCGGCTCTGACGGCCTTTCATCCCACGCTGGTGTGGATGGGCTTTGCGCTGATGAGCGAGCCGCTGTCCATGTTTTTGCTGACGGGATTTATGTGGAGCTTTACCCATGCGTTACGGGACCGGGGCCGGAGATGGACGGCGGCAGCGGCTTTCTTTTTGGGCTGGCTGATTCTGACGCGCGTGTTCTTTGGCCATGTGCTGATGGCGACTGCAGTGCTGTGCCTGGTCCTGATGATGATCCCGCCGTGGCGGCAGAAGCTGGCCCGTGCCCTGGTGATTTTGGGCGGGGCGTTCCTCTTCTGCACGCCGTATCTGGCCTATACGCAGGCGAAGACGGGGCAGTTTCTATGCTGGTCCACCAACAGCGGGGAACTGCTGTACTGGATGAGCAGCCATCATGAGGGGGAAAACGGTCATTGGTTTGGCAAGGCGGATGTGCACAGCCTGCCGGAGGTGGCCCCCTTGCACAGTGAGTTTTACAAGGAGGTGCATTCGCATTCCATCCTGGAGCGGGAGAAGATGTTCAAGGAGGCGGCGGTGGCCAATTTTAAGGAGAATCCGGCGCGGGTGGCCTACAACTGGGCCTGCAATCTGACGCGGCTGGCCTTTGGCTTTCCGAGATCGCACCAGGCGGAGGAACTGCGGACGATCACCCTGATCCTGTTTAACGGGCCGGTGATTTTTATGGCGGTGGTGGCGGGGCTGCTGGGGCTGCGGTTCTGGAGGACGGTGCCTGCGGAGGTGTGGCTGCTGATGGGGTTTGCAGCTTTTTATCTGGGCGGAAGCACCCTGGCCCCCTGCCTGCCGAGGTATTTTGTGCTCATGGTGCCGGTGTTGTGGCTGGGGATCGCGCAGGTGTGGAGCCGGCATGTGGAGGTGCATGTGGTGGCCAAACCCGGCCACCGCGATTGA
- a CDS encoding bifunctional 3,4-dihydroxy-2-butanone-4-phosphate synthase/GTP cyclohydrolase II: protein MCDSVESVIADIRAGRMVIVTDDEDRENEGDLICAAEAITPEMVTFMVREGGGMLCVPVSLQIAQQLNLESMVPENREAFRTDFTVTVDAAEGITTGISSADRARTIRLLAGAKSTIADFVQPGHINPLVAKPGGVLRRAGHTEAAVDLCRLAGLREAGVLIEIMNPDGTMARMPDLKKFAKKHKLKIGSIADLIAFRRRSEKLVERIEEVDMPTDYGVFKLHLYKSSLDGVHHVALVMGDIDAETPTLVRVHSECLTGDIFASRRCDCGSQLHAAMSKVAEAGRGIIIYMRGHEGRGIGLHGKIMAYKLQEQGLDTVEANLQLGFAMDLRDYGIGAQIISDLGVRKIRLMTNNPRKVVGLEGHKLEITEQVPVISEPNPHNEKYLATKKKKLGHKL, encoded by the coding sequence GTGTGCGACTCTGTCGAATCCGTCATTGCGGACATCCGTGCCGGGCGCATGGTGATCGTCACCGATGATGAGGACCGGGAGAACGAAGGCGACCTGATCTGTGCTGCGGAGGCGATCACGCCGGAGATGGTGACCTTTATGGTGCGGGAAGGCGGCGGCATGCTGTGTGTGCCGGTCTCGCTGCAGATCGCGCAGCAGCTGAACCTGGAAAGCATGGTGCCGGAGAACCGGGAAGCTTTCCGCACGGATTTCACCGTGACGGTGGATGCGGCGGAGGGAATCACGACGGGGATCAGCTCAGCCGACCGGGCGCGGACGATCCGGCTGCTGGCGGGAGCGAAGAGCACGATTGCCGATTTTGTGCAGCCGGGGCACATCAATCCTCTGGTGGCCAAGCCGGGCGGAGTGCTGCGGCGGGCGGGGCATACGGAGGCTGCGGTGGACCTGTGCCGGCTGGCCGGGCTGCGGGAGGCCGGGGTGCTGATCGAGATCATGAACCCGGACGGGACGATGGCGCGGATGCCGGACCTGAAGAAATTTGCGAAGAAGCACAAGCTGAAGATCGGGTCCATTGCGGATCTGATCGCCTTCCGCCGCCGGAGTGAGAAGCTGGTGGAGAGGATCGAGGAGGTGGATATGCCGACGGACTATGGCGTCTTTAAACTGCACCTTTATAAAAGCAGCCTGGACGGGGTGCACCATGTGGCGCTGGTGATGGGGGACATTGATGCCGAAACGCCGACGCTGGTGAGAGTGCACAGCGAGTGCCTGACGGGTGACATTTTCGCCTCCCGCCGCTGTGATTGCGGCAGCCAGCTGCATGCGGCGATGAGCAAGGTGGCGGAGGCGGGGCGCGGCATCATCATCTACATGCGCGGGCATGAGGGGAGGGGGATCGGCCTGCATGGCAAGATCATGGCCTACAAGTTGCAGGAGCAGGGGCTGGACACGGTGGAGGCGAATTTGCAGCTGGGCTTTGCGATGGACCTGCGGGACTACGGCATCGGTGCCCAGATCATCTCCGACCTGGGGGTGCGGAAGATCCGCCTGATGACCAACAATCCGCGCAAGGTGGTGGGCCTGGAAGGGCACAAACTGGAGATCACGGAGCAGGTGCCGGTGATCTCTGAACCGAATCCGCACAACGAAAAATACCTGGCCACCAAGAAGAAAAAACTGGGTCACAAGCTGTGA